A single region of the Maniola jurtina chromosome 21, ilManJurt1.1, whole genome shotgun sequence genome encodes:
- the LOC123876149 gene encoding uncharacterized protein LOC123876149: protein MSLNEQSLDTNLRELTAKRSSFKGRLTKFKNNLDVLSSCKSISPVEVSKLSIKLSRFETLFTDFDELQTQIEVLNVEDQDAELNIRETIEQDFCYCIATAQQLIDTNSTPKKQNNSSHSCHDHDECDGLLGFKLPTIKISNFDGSYYKWLEFKDTFVSLVHDNTRIKDIHKFYYLNSYLEGEAARVISNLEVSDKNYSKAWQLLCERYDNKRQLINNHLKALLSVDTVRETEKSFRFIIDHVTKNLRALHTLGLPTESWDMLIIFLISQKLDPTTSLKWEESRSSLKDIPTLDDFFQFLKNRADVFETIKSKRRSSIEPSPKGKREFTKSFSATSSPSKSKVNFVCPVCKGKHRIYECLTFKNKSPEDRSALVSSLNLCRNCLRKDHTVDQCRLSGGGCKICNQRHNSLIHVNVSESEEEPALETVTMSSTSVTEVLLCTALVDLFNPTSNEKVTVRALLDSGSQSSFLTTAVKQSLGLPSQKIDTKIIGIGDTKLNVLSERCLVHIKSKHSSFNTTISCLVLPKLTGQLPKIAFDITRLNISNFQLADPTFNIPSDIDVILGAELFWCIIGTEQRSLGHLRPCRVHLYWISTPTDSTDFNG from the exons atgtcgCTAAACGAACAGAGTCTTGATACTAACCTAAGAGAATTAACAGCAAAACGTAGCTCATTTAAAGGCCGACTcactaagtttaaaaataacttagacGTTTTGTCTAGTTGCAAGTCGATTTCGCCAGTCGAAGTCAGCaaattatcaattaaattaagCCGATTTGAAACATTGTTTACGGATTTCGATGAGCTACAAACGCAAATAGAGGTTCTTAATGTAGAAGACCAAGACGCGGAATTAAATATTCGCGAAACTATTGAGCAAGACTTTTGCTATTGCATCGCGACTGCCCAGCAATTAATTGATACGAATTCTACTccaaagaaacaaaataattcatCGCATTCTTGTCATGATCACGACGAATGCGACGGGTTGTTGGGTTTTAAGTTACCcactattaaaatttcaaactttGATGGTTCTTATTACAAATGGCTGGAATTTAAGGACACCTTTGTGTCTCTAGTCCATGATAATACTAGAATAAAAGATATAcacaagttttattatttgaattcaTACCTAGAAGGAGAGGCCGCCCGCGTGATAAGTAATTTGGAAGTAagtgataaaaattatagtaagGCATGGCAGCTTCTCTGCGAGCGTTATGATAATAAGCGccaattgataaataatcacttAAAGGCTTTGCTCAGTGTAGATACGGTTCGCGAAACCGAGAAATCTTTTCGTTTTATTATAGACCATGTCACTAAAAACTTGCGTGCCCTTCACACATTAGGGTTGCCTACTGAAAGTTGGGACATGcttataatttttcttatttcccAAAAGCTAGACCCCACCACAAGTTTGAAGTGGGAAGAAAGCAGAAGCTCATTGAAGGACATCCCTACACTAGATGATTTCTtccaatttctaaaaaataggGCAGATGTATTTGAGACAATTAAAAGTAAACGTCGCAGTTCCATAGAACCCTCACCAAAGGGTAAAAGAGAGTTTACTAAATCCTTCTCAGCGACCAGTTCACCTTCTAAATCTAAAGTTAATTTTGTCTGTCCAGTTTGTAAAGGTAAACATCGTATTTACGAGTGCTTGACCTTCAAGAATAAATCTCCAGAAGATAGATCTGCACTCGTATCTTCTCTAAATCTTTGCCGGAATTGCCTCCGCAAGGATCACACCGTGGACCAGTGCCGCCTGTCTGGTGGTGGCTGTAAGATCTGTAACCAACGGCACAATTCACTGATCCACGTCAACGTCTCCGAAAGTGAAGAAGAACCAGCACTAGAGACTGTTACCATGTCATCCACGTCGGTGACTGAAGTTCTACTATGCACCGCATTAGTTGATTTGTTTAATCCGACCTCTAATGAAAAGGTCACAGTGCGTGCTCTTCTTGACAGCGGAAGCCAGTCCTCATTCCTGACCACAGCTGTCAAACAAAGTCTTGGCTTACCTTCTCAAAAAATCGATACCAAGATCATTGGTATCGGTGACACCAAACTAAATGTTTTATCAGAACGATGTTTAGTACACATTAAATCAAAACATTCCTCTTTCAATACGACGATATCTTGTTTAGTTTTGCCTAAGCTTACAGGTCAATTGCCTAAGATTGCCTTCGATATTACAAGATTGAATATTTCCAATTTTCAGCTGGCGGATCCAACATTTAACATTCCCTCTGATATTGATGTTATTCTGGGCGCAGAGCTGTTCTGGTGTATCATTGGCACTGAACAGCGTTCTCTTG GCC